A single genomic interval of Mycolicibacterium holsaticum DSM 44478 = JCM 12374 harbors:
- a CDS encoding alpha/beta hydrolase: protein MPKQVITPVTLPMVRMATRALWRRVPRDVEALTLPSGVGVRLFRPGGGSGTEPALLWIHGGGYVIGHPAQDDVLCRRFARELGVTVVSVDYRLAPEHPYPASLEDCYSALTWLAALPSVDPARVAIGGASAGGGLAAALALLARDRGEVPVAAQLLVYPMLDDRSSERRELDNPGHRLWTQSSNRFGWSAYLGDADPDVAVPARREDLSGLPPAWIGVGTLDLFHDEDLAYAERLTAAGVPCEVEVVDGAFHGFDGIAPKAAVSQAFFNSQCAMLRQALAPAAA from the coding sequence ATGCCCAAGCAGGTCATCACGCCGGTCACGTTGCCCATGGTCCGGATGGCGACGCGAGCGCTGTGGCGGCGGGTACCGCGCGACGTCGAGGCGCTGACCCTGCCGTCGGGGGTCGGGGTGCGGTTGTTCCGGCCGGGCGGCGGGTCGGGTACGGAGCCTGCGCTGTTGTGGATCCACGGCGGCGGATACGTCATCGGCCATCCGGCCCAGGACGATGTGTTGTGCCGCCGTTTCGCCCGCGAACTCGGGGTCACGGTCGTGTCGGTCGACTACCGGTTGGCGCCCGAGCATCCGTATCCCGCCTCGCTGGAGGACTGCTATTCGGCGTTGACCTGGCTGGCGGCTCTGCCGTCGGTGGATCCCGCGCGGGTGGCGATCGGTGGGGCCAGCGCGGGCGGCGGGTTGGCTGCGGCGTTGGCGTTATTGGCCCGCGACCGCGGCGAGGTGCCGGTGGCGGCGCAGTTGCTCGTGTATCCGATGCTCGACGACCGCAGCTCCGAACGCCGCGAGCTGGACAATCCGGGTCATCGGCTGTGGACCCAGTCGAGCAACAGGTTCGGTTGGTCGGCCTACCTCGGTGACGCCGACCCCGACGTCGCGGTGCCCGCGCGCCGCGAGGATCTCAGCGGGCTGCCGCCTGCCTGGATCGGCGTCGGGACACTGGACCTCTTTCACGATGAGGACCTGGCCTATGCCGAACGGCTGACGGCCGCAGGCGTGCCGTGCGAGGTCGAGGTCGTCGACGGCGCGTTTCACGGCTTCGACGGGATCGCACCCAAAGCCGCTGTGTCCCAAGCGTTCTTCAACAGCCAGTGCGCGATGCTGCGACAGGCGCTGGCCCCCGCGGCGGCCTGA
- a CDS encoding amidohydrolase family protein, with protein sequence MLIARAALLDGTAADIRVADHIVAIADRLPPEPGEPVYDAAGATVIPGLHDHHVHLRSAAAALTSVRVGPGEAPSRADLARVLATAEVGEDGWIRAVGYHEAVAGPLDRAVLDELCPPVPVRIQHRSGVLWTLNSAGLARVGLPDHPDGRLPSSDSSWSERLQRNESGLAQVSRRLCAYGVTGVTDATPDLGVDDVVKLMVAHRRGEVRQRVHCLAPGKRILHDTDLDLEELTAWITARHAAGVAVAVHCVTAAQLVITLSALQTAGTHPQDRIEHAAVVPEDTLAQLAECGVTVVTQPNFVFERGEQYLTDVPAAEHHELWRLAKLRDAGVPVALSTDLPYGDADPWLAIRAAVHRTTVSGTVLGADERVTAGAALSMFFGTPERPEVRRTVDVGQPADLVVLSAPPADVLGELDAAMVAATLIAGEVVYERG encoded by the coding sequence GTGCTGATCGCGCGCGCCGCGCTGCTCGATGGAACAGCCGCCGACATCCGCGTCGCCGACCACATCGTGGCCATCGCCGATCGGCTGCCCCCCGAACCGGGCGAACCGGTGTACGACGCCGCGGGCGCGACCGTCATCCCGGGACTGCACGACCATCACGTTCATCTGCGGTCTGCGGCCGCGGCGCTGACGTCCGTCCGCGTCGGACCCGGTGAGGCGCCCAGCCGCGCGGATCTGGCCCGGGTGCTGGCCACGGCCGAGGTCGGTGAGGACGGGTGGATCAGGGCGGTCGGCTACCACGAGGCGGTCGCCGGGCCACTGGACCGTGCCGTGCTCGACGAGCTGTGCCCACCGGTGCCGGTCCGCATCCAACACCGCAGCGGGGTGCTGTGGACGTTGAACTCGGCGGGGTTGGCCCGCGTCGGGCTGCCTGACCACCCCGACGGCAGGTTACCCAGCTCGGATTCGTCGTGGTCGGAACGGCTGCAGCGCAACGAATCCGGGCTGGCGCAGGTCAGCCGTCGGCTGTGCGCCTACGGCGTCACGGGCGTCACCGACGCCACGCCCGATCTCGGCGTCGACGACGTGGTGAAGCTGATGGTCGCGCACCGCCGCGGCGAGGTACGCCAGCGGGTGCACTGTCTGGCGCCGGGCAAGCGAATCCTGCACGACACCGATCTCGACCTCGAGGAGCTCACCGCCTGGATCACCGCACGGCACGCCGCCGGAGTGGCGGTCGCCGTGCACTGCGTGACCGCGGCCCAGCTGGTCATCACACTGTCGGCGCTGCAGACGGCGGGCACGCATCCGCAAGACCGCATCGAGCACGCGGCGGTGGTGCCCGAGGACACCCTGGCGCAGCTCGCCGAATGCGGTGTCACGGTGGTCACCCAGCCGAACTTCGTCTTCGAGCGCGGCGAGCAGTACCTCACCGACGTGCCGGCCGCCGAACATCACGAGCTGTGGCGGCTCGCCAAGCTGCGGGATGCCGGCGTGCCGGTGGCGCTTTCCACCGACCTGCCGTACGGTGACGCCGACCCGTGGCTGGCGATACGCGCCGCGGTGCACCGCACGACGGTCAGCGGCACGGTGCTGGGCGCCGACGAACGCGTCACGGCGGGCGCGGCGTTGAGCATGTTCTTCGGCACGCCCGAGCGTCCCGAGGTCCGAAGGACCGTCGACGTCGGCCAACCGGCCGACCTGGTGGTGCTGTCGGCGCCGCCGGCCGACGTGTTGGGCGAACTCGACGCGGCCATGGTGGCCGCCACGCTGATCGCCGGCGAGGTGGTCTATGAACGCGGCTGA
- a CDS encoding CoA transferase has product MASLVVPHAVLVSARRVAGAFGQLTGVEVDADELLAGRATMLGLSPKGRVSAGGATHLMLSRDGWCALTLSRAEDVEAVPALLSCDTVGDDPWPAVHRWAAENDSADVTERARLLGLPAAALGETPAGPPRRYPFGAATIPRDPAGLLVADLSSMWAGPLCGQLLARAGATVVKVESAARPDGARSGPAAFFNWMNAGKLSYAADFDEPAGLKALLSAADIVIESSRPAALARRGLGPTDVAPRDGRIWLRITGHGTDGERANWVAFGDDAAASGCLIGGSVESPTFCGDAIADPLTGLQAALTVAESLRDGGGELIEMSMSAVAATYAELPYLGETDCAAMPQLDAPAAALGADNAAVEQLLGLASC; this is encoded by the coding sequence ATGGCCTCCTTGGTCGTCCCGCACGCCGTGCTGGTTTCGGCACGGCGGGTCGCCGGGGCGTTCGGCCAGCTCACCGGCGTCGAGGTGGACGCCGACGAACTCCTCGCCGGCCGGGCCACGATGCTCGGGCTGTCGCCGAAGGGCCGCGTCTCCGCGGGCGGCGCCACCCACCTGATGCTCAGCCGCGACGGATGGTGCGCACTGACCCTGTCGCGTGCTGAGGACGTCGAGGCAGTTCCGGCGTTGCTGTCATGCGACACCGTCGGCGACGATCCGTGGCCGGCGGTGCACCGATGGGCGGCCGAGAACGACTCCGCCGACGTCACCGAACGCGCACGCCTGCTGGGTCTGCCCGCCGCGGCCCTCGGGGAGACGCCTGCCGGGCCGCCGCGGCGTTATCCGTTCGGCGCGGCCACCATCCCGCGTGACCCGGCCGGTCTGCTGGTGGCCGATCTGTCGTCGATGTGGGCCGGGCCGCTGTGCGGACAGTTGTTGGCCCGTGCCGGGGCCACCGTGGTCAAGGTCGAAAGCGCCGCCCGGCCCGACGGTGCGCGCTCGGGCCCGGCCGCGTTCTTCAACTGGATGAACGCCGGAAAGCTGTCCTACGCCGCCGATTTCGATGAACCCGCCGGGCTGAAGGCATTGTTGTCGGCCGCCGACATCGTGATCGAGTCGTCGCGTCCGGCCGCACTGGCCCGTCGCGGGCTCGGCCCCACCGACGTGGCGCCGCGCGACGGCCGGATCTGGCTGCGGATCACCGGACACGGCACCGACGGCGAGCGCGCGAACTGGGTCGCGTTCGGCGACGACGCCGCGGCGTCGGGGTGTCTGATCGGCGGATCCGTCGAAAGCCCGACGTTCTGCGGGGACGCCATCGCCGACCCGCTGACCGGGCTGCAGGCCGCGCTGACGGTGGCCGAATCGCTGCGCGACGGCGGCGGTGAGCTGATCGAGATGTCCATGTCCGCCGTCGCCGCCACCTACGCCGAACTGCCGTACCTCGGCGAAACCGATTGCGCGGCAATGCCACAGCTCGACGCGCCCGCGGCCGCCCTTGGCGCGGACAACGCGGCCGTCGAGCAGCTGCTGGGCCTGGCGTCGTGCTGA
- a CDS encoding MaoC family dehydratase has translation MPAWAGVSGPYFDDLHVGQVFDTAPSMTLTPGAAAVHQAIIGDRLRLALDSELTRAVTGASRPLAHPALVCDVAIGQTTLVTQRVKANLFYRGLTFHRFPVIGDTLFTRTEVVGLKQNSAKPGRARTGLAALRMTTVDDVGRLILDFYRCPMLPLRDGAPDTGHADDLSTIGTPEPDLPDPTADWDADAYRAKVPGAHFDAGLAGTVLHSSADLVSSAPELARLTLNIAATHHDSRVAGQRLVYGGHTIGLALAQASRLLPNLVTVLGWQSCDHTGPVREGDTLYSELHVDGAEPLPDGRGGVLKLRSLVYAVGEPDRQVLDWRFTALQF, from the coding sequence ATGCCAGCATGGGCAGGTGTGAGCGGCCCCTATTTTGACGACCTCCACGTCGGACAGGTATTCGACACCGCACCGTCGATGACGTTGACCCCCGGCGCGGCCGCTGTTCACCAGGCGATCATCGGCGACCGCCTGCGCCTGGCCCTGGACAGCGAGCTGACGCGCGCGGTCACCGGTGCGTCGCGTCCACTGGCGCATCCCGCCCTGGTGTGCGACGTGGCGATCGGCCAGACGACCCTGGTCACCCAGCGCGTGAAGGCCAACCTGTTCTACCGCGGCCTGACGTTTCACCGGTTTCCGGTTATCGGCGACACGCTGTTCACCCGCACCGAGGTGGTCGGGCTCAAACAGAACTCCGCCAAACCCGGCCGCGCCCGCACGGGGCTGGCGGCCCTGCGGATGACGACGGTGGACGACGTCGGGCGCCTCATCCTCGACTTCTACCGCTGCCCGATGCTGCCGCTGCGCGACGGGGCGCCCGACACCGGCCACGCCGACGACCTGTCGACCATCGGCACGCCCGAACCCGACCTGCCCGACCCGACGGCGGACTGGGACGCCGACGCATACCGGGCCAAAGTGCCCGGCGCCCACTTCGACGCCGGCCTCGCGGGCACCGTGCTGCACAGTTCGGCCGACCTGGTCAGCAGCGCACCCGAACTGGCCCGGCTGACGCTGAACATCGCTGCCACCCATCACGATTCCCGCGTGGCCGGCCAACGGCTGGTGTACGGCGGGCACACCATCGGCCTGGCACTCGCGCAGGCCAGCAGGCTGCTGCCCAACCTGGTGACGGTGCTCGGCTGGCAGTCGTGTGACCACACCGGACCGGTGCGCGAGGGCGACACCCTCTACAGCGAACTGCACGTCGACGGCGCCGAACCACTGCCCGACGGCCGGGGCGGGGTGCTGAAACTGCGGTCGCTGGTGTACGCGGTCGGTGAACCCGACCGGCAGGTGCTCGACTGGCGGTTCACCGCGCTGCAGTTCTGA
- a CDS encoding acyl-CoA dehydrogenase family protein has product MNAEETMLVETVRTFIDRDVKPQVREVEHANAYPEAWIEQMKRIGIYGLAIPESYGGSPVSMPCYVEVTQELSRGWMSLAGAMGGHTVVAKLLDLFGTEEQKQRYLPPMATGELRATMALTEPGGGSDLQNMKTTALPSPGEGLTINGSKTWISNARRSGLIALLCKTDPAATPKHKGISVVLVESGTTGLIVSRDLPKLGYKGVESCELTFEDCRVPASAILGAEPGKGFAQMMKGLETGRIQVASRALGVATAALEDALRYAQERESFGQPIWKHQSVGNYLADMATKLTAARQLTLYAAQRYDSGERCDMEAGMAKLFASEVAMEIALNAVRIHGGYGYSTEFDVERYFRDAPLMIVGEGTNEIQRNVIAAQLVARGGI; this is encoded by the coding sequence ATGAACGCCGAAGAAACGATGCTGGTCGAGACTGTGCGGACATTCATCGACCGTGACGTCAAACCCCAGGTCCGCGAGGTCGAGCACGCCAACGCCTATCCCGAGGCGTGGATCGAGCAGATGAAACGCATCGGCATCTACGGGCTGGCGATCCCCGAGTCCTACGGCGGTTCACCGGTGTCGATGCCGTGCTATGTCGAGGTGACGCAGGAACTCTCGCGCGGGTGGATGAGCCTGGCCGGCGCCATGGGTGGGCACACCGTGGTGGCCAAGCTGCTCGACCTGTTCGGCACCGAGGAGCAAAAGCAGCGGTATCTGCCGCCGATGGCCACCGGTGAGCTGCGGGCGACGATGGCGTTGACCGAACCCGGCGGTGGCAGCGATCTGCAGAACATGAAGACCACGGCGCTGCCCTCCCCCGGCGAGGGTTTGACGATCAACGGCTCCAAGACGTGGATCAGCAACGCGCGCCGGTCGGGCTTGATCGCCCTGCTGTGCAAGACCGATCCCGCGGCCACGCCGAAACACAAGGGCATCTCGGTCGTGCTGGTCGAATCGGGTACGACGGGCCTGATCGTCTCGCGCGATCTGCCCAAGCTCGGCTACAAGGGCGTGGAGTCGTGCGAGCTGACGTTCGAGGACTGCCGGGTGCCCGCGTCGGCGATTCTCGGTGCAGAGCCGGGTAAGGGTTTCGCCCAGATGATGAAAGGCCTTGAGACAGGCCGGATTCAGGTGGCGTCGCGCGCGCTCGGGGTGGCGACCGCGGCGCTGGAGGATGCGCTGCGCTACGCACAGGAGCGCGAGAGCTTCGGCCAGCCGATCTGGAAGCACCAGTCCGTCGGTAACTACCTGGCCGACATGGCGACCAAGCTGACCGCCGCGCGCCAGCTCACCCTGTACGCCGCGCAGCGCTACGACAGCGGGGAACGCTGCGATATGGAGGCGGGTATGGCCAAGCTGTTCGCCTCCGAGGTCGCCATGGAGATCGCGCTGAACGCGGTCCGGATCCACGGCGGTTACGGCTATTCCACCGAGTTCGACGTCGAGCGGTACTTCCGCGATGCACCGCTGATGATCGTCGGCGAGGGCACCAACGAGATCCAGCGCAACGTGATCGCCGCGCAGCTCGTCGCCAGGGGCGGGATATAG
- a CDS encoding GntR family transcriptional regulator, with product MKALPAYQTLREQLRDEIAAGRYRDGTRLPTESELVVAHGLSRQTVRRAFQDLVAEGVVYRVPGRGTYASDPDRRYLRQLGSVEDLMSLSDDTTMEVLSGLRRRVDVDAASRLRLDDDVVFSVVFRRLHAAEPGADPGVPFVSTTVHLVPSVAAAVSSAPELAYGAVGTQTVIGLLEPHLAEPITEAAQWITVAAADDAVADAVGCAVGHPMLRVDRLYSDARGRPVELSVSHFLPEQYTYRVTLRRSG from the coding sequence GTGAAGGCGCTTCCCGCGTACCAGACGCTGCGCGAACAGCTGCGCGACGAGATCGCCGCGGGCCGCTACCGGGACGGAACCCGCCTGCCTACCGAGTCGGAACTGGTTGTCGCGCACGGCTTGTCGAGGCAGACAGTGCGACGGGCGTTTCAGGACCTGGTGGCCGAAGGCGTGGTGTACCGGGTGCCCGGTCGCGGCACCTACGCCAGCGATCCGGACCGCCGCTACCTGCGCCAGCTCGGGTCGGTCGAGGACCTGATGAGCCTGTCCGACGACACCACCATGGAAGTGCTGTCCGGGCTGCGCAGGCGGGTGGATGTGGACGCGGCCAGCCGGTTGCGCCTCGACGACGACGTGGTGTTCTCGGTGGTGTTTCGCCGGTTGCATGCTGCCGAGCCGGGGGCCGATCCCGGTGTGCCGTTCGTGTCGACGACCGTGCACCTGGTGCCGTCGGTCGCGGCCGCGGTGTCGTCGGCGCCCGAGTTGGCCTACGGAGCGGTGGGCACCCAGACCGTCATCGGGCTGCTCGAGCCGCATCTGGCCGAGCCCATCACCGAAGCGGCGCAATGGATCACGGTGGCAGCCGCCGATGACGCGGTGGCCGACGCGGTGGGATGCGCGGTCGGGCATCCGATGCTGCGGGTGGACCGGCTGTACTCCGATGCCCGCGGCAGACCCGTGGAGTTGTCGGTGAGCCACTTCCTGCCCGAGCAGTACACCTACCGCGTCACGCTGCGCCGCTCGGGCTAG